CTGGCTCTGGGCACACCCGCCGCCGAGTCCCTGCGCCAGGCCGCCCTGGCCTGCCGCCGTCGCTGGGGCGCGCACCATCCGGCCTGGCTCGGCTACGGGATCATGGGCAGCGGCACCCTGGCCCTGCAATACCTCTAGCCGACCACCGCACGCGAAACGCAACAATTGCGGCGGGATTGCGTTCTGTGTTGTATTCTCCACCGACAGACGGTTGCCATCGCGAACAGGCTCAATCCAGAGCGAACAGGATAACATGGGTCTGCTGGAGTCCAGCCCGAAGAACGGCGGGAGCGCGCGACGACACGCCCGTACCCGCTGGATGCATCTGTTCGCCGCCCTCTGCACGCTCGGGCTGTGCCTCTTCGCCGCCGTGGACGCCGGCAAGATGCGGCCCAACGACGGCACGGTATGGCTGCTGGGACGTCCCGAGGTCACGGTCCTCGAGGTCCCGCCGCGCAGCGACGGCACGCTGAGCCGCCTCGAACCGGGCGACGTCATCCTCGGCATCGGCAACACGATGATCGAATCGCCCCAGGATGCCGCCAACATCCTCGGCCGGCAACGGACCGGCACCACCATCCAGTACCTGGTGAAACGCGGCGAGGAGATCCGCAGCCTGCCGGTCTCCCTGGCCGGATTCCGCACGGCCGGCCGTTTCTACGCCTATTACGGCGTCCTCGCCCTGGCCTACTGGGTCATCGGCCTGCTGGTCTTCATGCGGGGCAGCGAGCAGCAGGCCGCCCGGCTGTTCTTCCGCATGTGCCTGCTGTTCGCCATCTTCTTCATGACCAACCTGGACCGCTCCAGCTACTTCTGGGGCGATATCATCACCCAGAACGCGGGCGCCATGGCGCGGTTCTTCCTGCCGGCGATCTTCCTGCACTTCTTCCTGGTCTTCCCCGAGAAGCGGATCTACCTGACGCGTTTCCCGTGGCTCGAACCGACGCTCTACCTGCTGCCGCTGGTCTTCTACATACAGTTCACGATCGACCAGTTCTTCGGCTCCCACGCGCCCCGCATCTACAACACGCGCTGGCTGATCCTCGGCACCTACTTCTCCGCGGGTGTGCTCGCCCTCATCCAGAGCTACCTTCGCTTCCGCGACCCCCTCCAGCGCCAGCGCATCCGCATCCTGACCATCGGCACCCTCTCCGGCGTCTTGCCGTTCCTGGCCTTCACGGTCCTGCCCGGCGGGCACGTCGGCGACAACATCGCGTTTCTGGGCACCGTGCCGATGATCGCCGTGCCTCTCTCCTTCGGCTACAGCATCGCCCGCTACCAGGTGATGAAGATCGAGGTCCTGCTCAAGCGCAGCCTCGTCTACACCATGCTGACCACGGGCGTCTACATCCTCTACGTCGGGCTGCTGCTCGGCCTGGGGGCGCTGTTGCTGCGGCTCAGCGGCCAGACCAGCCAGTTCGCCGCGGTCACGGCCACGCTGGCCGCCGCCGCCGTGTTGTGGCCGGCGCGGCTGCAGGTCCAGGGCAGCCTGGACCGCCGGTTCTTCCGCAGCCGGCAGAACCTGGCCGGCGCGCTGCAGGAATTCAGCCAGGAGATCACGCAGATCATCCAGCAGGAGGAACTGATCGAAAGGATCGGCGGCCGGCTCTGCATCTTGCTCGACATCCCCAAGCTGGCCGTCTACAGGCCGGCGGTGGTCAGCGAGGTGATGGTCTGGCGCCTCGCCGGCGCCGCCCGGTCCGTCAGTTACGCCGACGCGTCAGGCGCGGACGATCGCACTCCCCCCTGTCCGGAGGAGTTCCAGCTGACCGCCACGGCGAAGCGGCTCGAGCAATTCAACGAGCCGTACTGGATCGAACGGCGCGGCGCGTCGCTGGGCATGCGCGCCGCCGCCACCCGCGAACAGGCCGAATTGCTGCAGAGGCTGCAGGAGCGCGATGCGCTGGCCGACGCCGGCATGGCCCTGCTGGTGCCGATGCTCGTCCACGGCCGACTGGTGGGCATCATCGCC
This bacterium DNA region includes the following protein-coding sequences:
- a CDS encoding SpoIIE family protein phosphatase, coding for MGLLESSPKNGGSARRHARTRWMHLFAALCTLGLCLFAAVDAGKMRPNDGTVWLLGRPEVTVLEVPPRSDGTLSRLEPGDVILGIGNTMIESPQDAANILGRQRTGTTIQYLVKRGEEIRSLPVSLAGFRTAGRFYAYYGVLALAYWVIGLLVFMRGSEQQAARLFFRMCLLFAIFFMTNLDRSSYFWGDIITQNAGAMARFFLPAIFLHFFLVFPEKRIYLTRFPWLEPTLYLLPLVFYIQFTIDQFFGSHAPRIYNTRWLILGTYFSAGVLALIQSYLRFRDPLQRQRIRILTIGTLSGVLPFLAFTVLPGGHVGDNIAFLGTVPMIAVPLSFGYSIARYQVMKIEVLLKRSLVYTMLTTGVYILYVGLLLGLGALLLRLSGQTSQFAAVTATLAAAAVLWPARLQVQGSLDRRFFRSRQNLAGALQEFSQEITQIIQQEELIERIGGRLCILLDIPKLAVYRPAVVSEVMVWRLAGAARSVSYADASGADDRTPPCPEEFQLTATAKRLEQFNEPYWIERRGASLGMRAAATREQAELLQRLQERDALADAGMALLVPMLVHGRLVGIIALPPKRGGDEFQLQDLELLSMVAGQVALQMENTRLYEEELKKQKLEEQLGLARTIQSRLLPRQIPEIPGLDLAACNITSAEVSGDYYDLIKRQDGRLVIIISDVSGKGVPASLLASSLQASMRAHCQTSCSPGEILERVNLYLHESTDPSHFATLFLAIFDPQTNTLCYSSGGHNSPVLRRTDGSIELLEKGGLPLGAFDFGTYEEESVTLAPGDTLFMYTDGLTETRNGAEEEFGEERVERLLGNSHELPAARLLDVMHDELRLFSGRAVADDDVTLVALKVQQSAQSNLTGPVAYEGSG